From one Nerophis ophidion isolate RoL-2023_Sa unplaced genomic scaffold, RoL_Noph_v1.0 HiC_scaffold_38, whole genome shotgun sequence genomic stretch:
- the LOC133546710 gene encoding zinc finger protein 33B-like, with product MCERRIAKYEEELCPTKEEDERQRQLLDVYYKKHHQVVLHRTDLDEEHLPREQEVEPQYPHIHKEEGVPHSQHIKEGGEEPQPPHIKEEDEKPQTHNVKLTLHIKGQAEDPLNLHIKKEEEDSLTPNFKEEEEDKEPPQIKEEEEEEGISQPKWLEEFPVTGVPVKSEDDEVKGESEERGGGEPPSSSSTQHMTTEADGDHCGGSQADKLLAPLSDSEDTTSHSPDTDDEDSKDDKTCHTDNTHFTCSHCHKTFKYHSSLKLHIRSHTGEKPFSCSLCSKGFTQRQNLKVHMRTHTGEKTFSCTICSEGFVESRNLKKHMRTHTGERPFVCSTCGKGLADSNNLKRHMRTHTGEKPFSCSTCGKGFTQSQHLKRHMRTHTGEKPFSCSICGKGFTQSSSLKTHMRTHTGEKSHSC from the exons atgtgcgaaagaaggatagcaaagtatgaggaggaactttgtccaacaaaagaggaggacgagcgacaacgtcaactactggacgtttattataagaaacatcatcaagttgtgttacacagaacag acctcgATGAAGAACATCTTCCTCGTGAGCAGGAGGTGGAACCACAGTACCCCCACATACACAAGGAAGAAggggtaccacattcccaacacatcaaagagggaggagaggagccacagcccccccacattaaagaggaagacgagaagccacagacccataatgttaaactgacccttcacattaaagggcaagcggaggacccactgaacttacacatcaaaaaggaagaggaggactcacTGACCCccaactttaaagaggaagaggaggacaaaGAGCCGCCgcagattaaagaggaagaggaggaagagggcatcagtcagcctaaatggttggaggagttcccagtgactggtgtccctgtgaagagtgaagatgatgaggtgaaaggtgaaagtgaggagaggggagggggggagcctccaagcagcagctcaacacaacacatgacaacagaagctgatggagaccactgtggaggatcacaagcagacaagctcttagctccactatcagatagtgaggacacaacgtcacactctcctgacactgatgatgaagactctaaagatgataagacatgtcacactgacaacactcacttcacatgttctcactgtcacaaaacctttaaataccatagttCTCTGAAATTACACATAagatcacacactggagaaaaacctttttcttgttcactctgtagtaaaggttttacacaacgtcagaatttgaaagtacacatgagaacacacactggtgaaaaaactttttcctgtaCAATCTGTAGTgaaggttttgtagaaagtcgcaatttgaaaaaacacatgaggacacacactggagaaagaccttttgtttgttcaacctgtggtaaaggtttggcAGACAGTaacaatttgaaaagacacatgagaacacacactggtgaaaagcctttttcctgttcaacctgtggtaaaggttttacacaaagtcaacatttgaaaagacacatgaggacacacaccggtgaaaaacctttttcttgttcaatctgtggtaaaggttttacacaaagtagtagtttgaaaacacacatgagaacacacactggtgaaaaatcgcaTTCCTGttga